From one Acidobacteriota bacterium genomic stretch:
- a CDS encoding GatB/YqeY domain-containing protein: MTLKEKLVADMTAAMKARDANRLSTIRMAKAAIMNEENKRGVGTVLTDDDVLKILTTLVKQRRDSIEQFTANGRIELAEKEKAELAVLEEYLPQAASPAEVEAAVAEAVAATGASSMKDMGTVMKAALALLAGKNAEGKLVSETVKSKLSSL; the protein is encoded by the coding sequence ATGACTCTAAAAGAAAAACTGGTCGCCGATATGACGGCGGCGATGAAAGCGAGAGACGCGAACCGGCTTTCGACGATCCGAATGGCGAAAGCGGCCATTATGAACGAAGAGAACAAACGCGGCGTCGGCACCGTTCTCACGGACGACGACGTGCTGAAGATCCTGACGACGCTCGTCAAACAACGGCGCGACTCGATCGAACAATTCACTGCCAACGGACGCATCGAGCTTGCCGAAAAGGAAAAGGCGGAACTCGCCGTGCTTGAGGAATATCTGCCACAGGCGGCATCGCCCGCCGAAGTCGAGGCGGCCGTCGCCGAAGCCGTCGCCGCAACGGGAGCTTCGTCGATGAAGGATATGGGAACGGTAATGAAAGCCGCTCTGGCTCTGCTCGCCGGGAAGAATGCAGAAGGCAAGCTGGTCAGCGAGACCGTGAAGTCAAAACTCTCATCGCTCTGA
- the rbfA gene encoding 30S ribosome-binding factor RbfA yields MRRPERLAEVLREEIIEIVGYELDDPRVASVTVTDVRVSDNLRDAKVYVLVQGTEGEIREALKALQHAASFVKQQVALNLNLRHAPHLNFARDTVEENAARISQLLEEVVPNSNSKDQGEPKG; encoded by the coding sequence ATGCGTCGACCGGAGAGATTAGCCGAAGTATTGCGCGAGGAGATCATCGAGATCGTCGGATACGAACTCGATGATCCGCGCGTTGCAAGCGTCACTGTCACCGACGTGCGGGTATCTGATAACTTGCGCGATGCCAAGGTTTACGTTTTGGTTCAGGGGACCGAAGGGGAGATCAGGGAAGCGTTAAAGGCGCTTCAGCATGCGGCGTCATTTGTAAAGCAACAGGTTGCGTTGAATCTCAACCTGCGACACGCCCCGCATCTTAATTTTGCCCGGGACACCGTCGAGGAGAATGCCGCGCGCATCAGCCAACTCCTCGAAGAGGTGGTTCCGAATTCCAATTCTAAGGATCAAGGAGAACCCAAGGGATGA
- a CDS encoding bifunctional oligoribonuclease/PAP phosphatase NrnA — protein MLSQVVELIENKHVFGITTHVRPDGDGIGSSLGLCWLLRSLGKDAEVIVSDGIPASYLVLPGAGDIVKVSEVNGKYDAVFVIECSDITRPNIVNLESQLVVNIDHHATCEHFGNINWIDTTASAVGEMIYNLCKAVGGRITREIAECLYLALVTDTGSFHFSNTTDRTLKVASELVKVGVKPALISEAVYNSYPWSRIELMSQVLSTVKRDESGRVAYMRQTLGMRESAQMSDGDNNGFVNIPLAAKDVLASVYMREVEGGRFRVSLRSKGKINVARVAERFGGGGHNNAAGCRVEGEWDLRESEIVEAMVEAVDRSLEQQDRVEPIVTFVGTEKRSETPQ, from the coding sequence GTGTTAAGTCAAGTAGTTGAGTTAATTGAAAATAAACACGTTTTCGGGATCACGACGCACGTCCGACCGGATGGCGACGGCATCGGCTCGTCGTTGGGTCTATGTTGGCTGCTTCGTTCGCTCGGCAAAGACGCCGAAGTCATCGTCAGCGACGGGATTCCCGCCTCGTATCTCGTGTTGCCCGGCGCCGGCGATATCGTCAAGGTGTCAGAAGTAAATGGCAAATACGATGCCGTTTTCGTCATCGAATGTTCCGATATCACCCGTCCGAACATCGTCAATCTCGAGAGTCAGTTGGTCGTGAACATAGATCATCACGCAACTTGCGAACATTTCGGAAACATCAATTGGATCGATACGACGGCTTCGGCGGTCGGCGAGATGATCTACAATCTCTGCAAGGCAGTAGGCGGCCGGATCACGCGCGAGATCGCCGAATGCCTGTATCTGGCGCTCGTCACCGATACGGGCAGTTTTCACTTTTCAAATACCACGGACCGCACCCTGAAGGTCGCATCGGAACTCGTCAAGGTCGGCGTCAAACCGGCGCTCATCTCGGAAGCGGTTTACAATTCATATCCCTGGTCGCGGATCGAACTGATGAGTCAGGTGCTCTCGACGGTCAAGCGCGACGAAAGCGGTCGCGTGGCGTATATGCGGCAAACGCTTGGAATGCGTGAATCGGCGCAGATGTCGGACGGCGACAATAACGGTTTCGTCAACATTCCGCTGGCCGCCAAGGACGTACTTGCGTCGGTTTATATGCGCGAGGTCGAAGGCGGCCGTTTTCGCGTCAGTCTTCGGTCCAAAGGCAAGATAAACGTCGCCCGCGTGGCCGAGCGGTTCGGCGGCGGCGGCCACAATAACGCGGCCGGTTGTCGCGTCGAGGGCGAATGGGACTTGCGCGAAAGCGAGATCGTCGAAGCGATGGTCGAGGCGGTCGACCGGTCGCTGGAGCAGCAGGACCGTGTTGAACCGATCGTGACCTTCGTCGGAACCGAGAAGCGTTCCGAAACGCCTCAGTAA
- a CDS encoding lactoylglutathione lyase yields the protein MPNVEIILFVSDQNRSRDFYAALLLAEPLLDVPGMTEFELGTGVKLGLMPETGITKILSGRLPHPNSANGIPRCELYLETGDIEAASLRATAAGATEISPILDRDWGDKVSYFADPDGHIVAFACKSEAFDRPASER from the coding sequence ATGCCAAATGTCGAGATAATTCTTTTCGTTTCGGATCAGAATCGAAGCCGGGATTTTTACGCGGCGCTTCTGCTGGCCGAACCGCTCCTCGACGTTCCGGGGATGACCGAATTTGAACTCGGCACCGGCGTCAAACTCGGATTGATGCCCGAAACAGGCATTACCAAGATACTCTCCGGACGCCTCCCGCATCCGAATTCCGCAAACGGCATCCCGCGTTGCGAACTCTATCTTGAAACCGGCGATATTGAAGCCGCGTCGCTTCGTGCGACCGCGGCCGGTGCGACAGAGATCAGCCCGATACTCGACCGAGACTGGGGCGACAAGGTGTCGTATTTTGCTGACCCGGACGGTCATATCGTGGCCTTCGCCTGCAAAAGCGAAGCGTTTGATCGACCCGCGTCAGAGCGATGA